A genome region from Cutaneotrichosporon cavernicola HIS019 DNA, chromosome: 5 includes the following:
- a CDS encoding uncharacterized protein (Growth-Arrest-Specific Protein 2 Domain) has protein sequence MNGETDNTNPRPQDLSYADQQELLAFVEKRRWFEGKLESLKALAPVYPFVHPVLVPDPGSTAGYVRAGAESSKWRLPNKAQLAAWVNERNALVDEVERFDDGDMERMKEKTRQMTRVPLTQPSTDLVEVTLDLILLIDQLLAVLRNRGSILELTSLRLHWDDLRYEVRRETESVADEIDHVVAEAQAWLPGAATILRWEPRRRRSSAQLPPSPKIRLSSSEQSLPEDAVAPMTPPLGSTQIPRSPTRTPSPTKLPGSPSKPHNVPRSALHISILRSQLVGLQTRHRNLQYNLVKRSGAILDKMIDQAGCLKDLGGVDGPLEEDGQHAIPDALIDLQEELEARATDIGNKVTWCTSFEQQCRKGHDHFSRSARAGKAGSDFLVEIKSALSQVPTSSKHAALQQMFADASSALPPPLDAESLPMPSHPAFPAKDDHNEAVFAALNEARSDAEVDLDLGDKMLAYYGQLLRAREALQAQHARVQMLREHLQQAILQLEMGSDTAPRPTLGGVASNGGDHSEWLRNIASWTDEGDMATRAATDAHETTVLAVMQYRKALSSASMAVKPHLPQDGVPDDLGPLVDDDSHDLISLGKRCAELAKRMRSDADAVPLVLSIREANEEISNGLSSLRSDVIRAINLAAWSPCSPSSLPTTLNDDLSALQERASEFDRDMGRLRAMPFTLDAIPPLESTFKQTRDNMVEACHELDVFQRVSAQAKTVRDLQGEANRLVEQLEAAGNSLPEATSVASDAIVADLRGRVTEWNDSIIPRVGLVSGQEPSSSAWSPDDELRGSSGPLTPPLTPVDRVGERSMFMSTMPDLVALDKRVRSEVNHQSARVMASIARLSGVHDRLAYERWAAPVRSATQSLEAAKEQLQTTLSRLMDELGHLKDDNPTSRHEHAVESIRTGAEAIGKHASTVRMLVTKLNDVLGADASDGIDMRKAADVFSSADVAREAALGQITKAEKWQRQLEDVVAQSLLARSVTPVNVTSGDIPRTPDQVAKKVQSLSGGLDALDLEAIVHPSPAQLRATPKRRRLPNSSEAEQLAKAFTAIADTARSIARAQPYSPELKMLLDKVASQGFLVPDLKGLAKVSDAANVCDEAFSRLLDTVDAGAGREATRAAEGEAQAAFDTLQNLSLPLLGDSRVALERRRVSNTWRELRVVAEEDSVAGSSTAESSATASERRAKPRLPLNPAPRRTRTNSMFTNGTQDWGTPTPSRVLSDTTQARVRRSRPSLDNVPFTPKTMSRPRSSLPTSISMPSRTIPRAMTPTVPVPFKLSTSRSTSRLSRSTSSSANLASLAEAPTPTRPRARFGSEPPTSASATRKPKFKATREKSTLDAAVQNVLRELDLRVPIVPAGRLSPDEWKDESGRYWIGYGARARMCFCRILESKTVMVRVGGGWCELTRYLLSHFADEIEATDSSSGWNTSPVTVTSASLKRATSSLSSIGPGTPCRANLPAQSTTSPVAHATTPLPLRAASLSPEKSPGPGSPLVPFQFMRKASESPSVRDKERAALRRTLENGRAK, from the exons ATGAACGGAGAAACAGACAACACAAATCCTAGGCCACAGGATTTATCCTACGCCGACCAGCAGGAACTGCTCGCGTtcgtcgagaagcgcaGGTGGTTTGAAggcaagctcgag TCTCTAAAGGCCCTAGCGCCCGTATACCCCTTCGTTCACCCGGTCCTCGTACCAGACCCAGGAAGCACGGCAGGCTATGtccgcgccggcgcggaATCGTCCAAGTGGCGACTACCAAACAAAGCTCAGCTCGCCGCATGGGTCAATGAACGAaacgcgctcgtcgacgaggtcgagcgctTTGACGATGGCGATATGGAGCGCATGAAGGAGAAGACACGCC AAATGACCCGTGTTCCCCTGACGCAACCGTCCACCGATCTTGTCGAGGTCACACTCGACCTAatcctcctcatcgaccaACTGCTCGCCGTCCTACGCAATCGTGGGTCGATACTCGAGCTCACGTCCCTCCGCCTGCATTGGGACGACTTGCGTTACGAAGTCCGACGCGAGACTGAGAGCGTTGCAGACGAGATCGACCATGTCGTGGCCGAAGCCCAAGCGTGGCTGCCAGGCGCGGCCACCATACTCCGATGGGAACCACGACGGAGACGCAGCTCGGCACAACTGCCACCTTCGCCCAAGATTCGCCTCTCGTCGTCAGAGCAATCGCTTCCAGAAGACGCAGTGGCTCCCATGACACCGCCCCTTGGATCCACACAGATTCCACGCTCTCCAACCCGAACCCCTTCACCCACAAAGCTTCCGGGATCCCCGTCAAAGCCACACAATGTGCCCCGGTCGGCACTACACATCTCGATCCTCCGCTCACAGTTGGTTGGACTGCAGACGCGGCACCGTAATCTGCAGTATAACCTGGTTAAGCGCAGCGGCGCAATCCTCGACAAGATGATTGACCAAGCTGGCTGCCTCAAGGACCTTGGCGGTGTCGATGGTCCGCTGGAAGAGGACGGCCAGCACGCCATCCCCGATGCTCTGATTGATCTGCAAGaagagctcgaggccagAGCCACAGACATTGGCAACAAGGTGACGTGGTGCACGTCGTTCGAGCAGCAGTGCCGTAAGGGCCATGACCACTTCTCACGGTCGGCACGCGCGGGGAAGGCTGGGTCCGACTTCTTGGTTGAGATCAAGAGTGCTCTGTCTCAGGTCCCCACGAGCAGCAAGCATGCGGCGCTGCAGCAGATGTTCGCCGACGCGAGTTCGGCTCTTCCCCCGCCCTTGGACGCCGAATCGTTACCGATGCCATCGCACCCCGCCTTCccggccaaggacgaccATAACGAGGCCGTCTTCGCTGCCCTCAACGAGGCGCGCAGCGACGCTGAGGTCGACCTGGACCTGGGCGACAAGATGCTCGCGTACTACGGCCAACTCCTCAGGGCCCGGGAAGCTCTGCAAGCGCAACACGCCAGAGTGCAAATGCTCCGGGAACACCTACAGCAGGCGATTCTGCAGCTTGAGATGGGGTCAGACACGGCTCCCCGACCAACCCTTGGTGGCGTGGCTTCAAACGGGGGCGACCATTCAGAGTGGCTCCGGAACATCGCTTCGTGgaccgacgagggcgacatGGCGACGAGAGCTGCCACTGACGCCCACGAGACCACTGTCCTGGCCGTCATGCAGTACCGCAAGGCGCTGTCCAGCGCGTCCATGGCAGTCAAGCCTCACTTGCCGCAGGACGGTGTCCCCGACGACCTGGGCCCACtagtcgacgacgactcgcaCGACCTCATATCACTTGGTAAGCGATGCGCagagctcgccaagcgaATGCGCAGTGATGCCGATGCTGTACCGCTCGTCCTCAGCATTCGGGAGGCGAACGAGGAGATCTCGAACGGGTTAAGCTCTTTGCGATCTGACGTCATCCGTGCAATCAACTTAGCTGCCTGGTCCCCTTGTTCACCATCCTCACTGCCCACTACACTCAATGACGACCTCAGTGCCCTCCAGGAGCGGGCCTCCGAGTTCGACCGCGACATGGGACGACTCCGTGCGATGCCCTTCACATTGGATGCGATTCCTCCCTTAGAATCGACGTTCAAGCAAACTAGAGATAACATGGTCGAAGCGTGTCACGAGCTGGATGTCTTCCAGCGTGTGTCGGCGCAGGCGAAGACAGTCCGAGATTTGCAAGGCGAGGCCAACCGACTCGTCGAGCaactcgaggccgccggcAACAGCCTCCCCGAGGCCACTTCCGTTGCATCCGACGCCATCGTTGCCGACCTGCGGGGGCGCGTCACTGAATGGAACGACAGCATCATCCCGAGAGTCGGTCTCGTGTCTGGACAAGAGCCGTCCTCTTCCGCGTGGTCGCCAGATGATGAGCTGAGAGGATCCAGCGGTCCCTTGACACCGCCGTTAACGCCTGTGGACCGCGTGGGGGAGCGCTCGATGTTCATGTCAACCATGCcagacctcgtcgccctcgacaaACGAGTGCGCAGTGAGGTCAACCACCAGTCGGCCCGCGTCATGGCTTCCATTGCACGGCTCTCGGGTGTGCACGACCGCCTCGCTTACGAGCGCTGGGCGGCTCCTGTGCGCAGCGCAACTCAGTCCTTGGAGGCAGCCAAGGAGCAGCTCCAGACCACTCTCAGCCGCTtgatggacgagctcggccacctcaaggacgacaacCCGACTTCGCGCCACGAGCATGCCGTGGAGAGCATCCGCACAGGCGCGGAGGCGATCGGCAAACACGCTTCGACCGTCCGCATGCTGGTTACCAAACTCAACGATGTTCTCGGTGCCGACGCATCAGATGGCATAGACATGCGCAAGGCCGCAGACGTCTTCTCATCGGCGGACGTGGCGCGGGAAGCCGCTCTCGGGCAGAtcaccaaggccgagaagtGGCAAcggcagctcgaggacgttgtCGCGCAGTCGCTCCTGGCGCGCTCTGTCACGCCTGTCAACGTCACCAGCGGCGACATCCCCCGCACTCCCGATCAAGTGGCCAAGAAGGTCCAATCGTTATCCGGCGGCCTCGATGCATTAGACCTGGAGGCCATCGTCCACCCATCGCCTGCCCAGCTTCGTGCCACCCCCAAGCGGCGCCGTCTGCCGAATTcctccgaggccgagcagctcgccaaggcgTTCACCGCGATTGCGGACACTGCGCGGTCCATTGCCCGTGCGCAACCCTACTCGCCTGAACTAAAGATGCTGCTTGACAAGGTTGCGAGTCAGGGGTTCCTGGTTCCGGACCTGAAGGGCTTGGCCAAGGTTTCCGATGCCGCGAACGTGTGCGATGAGGCATTTAgccgtctcctcgacacTGTCGACGCGGGAGCTGGCCGGGAAGCTACGCGGGCAGCTGAAGGCGAAGCGCAAGCTGCATTTGACACTCTTCAAAACCTATCTCTTCCACTACTGGGCGactcgcgcgtcgcgctggaGCGGCGCCGAGTTTCCAACACCTGGAGGGAGTTACGAGTGGTCGCTGAAGAGGACTCGGTGGCGGGCAGCTCCACTGCTGAAAGTTCTGCGACCGCCTCGGAGCGACGAGCTAAGCCTCGTCTGCCCTTAAACCCAGCTCCACGGCGTACCAGGACGAATTCCATGTTCACGAACGGGACCCAAGACTGGGGCActccgacgccgagccgTGTGTTATCGGACACGACGCAGGCTCGCGTTAGACGCTCTCGCCCATCGTTAGATAACGTACCGTTCACCCCCAAGACCATGTCGCGTCCACGCAGTAGCCTCCCAACCAGCATCAGCATGCCCAGCAGAACCATTCCCCGAGCCATGACGCCGACCGTGCCAGTTCCATTCAAGCTGTCTACTTCGCGATCCACTAGCCGTCTATCGCGCTCCACAAGTTCGTCTGCCAACCTCGCTagcctcgccgaggcgccgACACccactcgacctcgcgcccGGTTCGGCAGCGAGccaccgacgtcggcctccGCCACGCGTAAGCCCAAGTTCAaggcgacgcgcgagaAGAGCACGCTGGACGCAGCTGTGCAGAACGTCCTCAGGGAATTAGAC CTGAGAGTCCCCATTGTTCCCGCTGGCCGCCTCTCGCCCGACGAGTGGAAGGACGAGTCGGGCCGCTACTGGATCGGTTACGGCGCCCGCGCGCGCATGTGTTTCTGCCGCATCTTAGAGTCCAAGACGGTCATGGTGCGCgtgggaggggggtggTGTGAACTCACGCGCTACCTGCTGTCGCACTTTGCCGACGAGATTGAGGCAACTGACTCGTCGTCCGGCTGGAACACGTCCCCGGTGACAGtcacgagcgcgagtcTGAAACGCGCCACGTCGTCATTGTCATCTATCGGACCGGGAACCCCTTGCCGCGCGAACTTGCCGGCGCAATCCACCACATCACCTGTAGCCCACGCCACAACGCCGCTGCCCCTTCGTGCGGCGTCGCTATCGCCCGAGAAGAGCCCAGGCCCAGGCTCACCGCTAGTTCCCTTCCAGTTCATGCGCAAAGCGAGCGAAAGCCCAAGCGTCCGTGACAAAGAGCGGGCGGCGCTGCGGCGCACCCTCGAGAACGGCCGGGCGAAATAG
- a CDS encoding uncharacterized protein (Peptidase family M48) gives MLRHSIRLPITPTLQPRPAWPSPNAVASSSRRPLSTRAPPTPPPQHYSYTLLLKGKLKYDAQWIQPRLHQQASVGTPPLHFGRSWVAFGTSRPSTHLLLGARSYGVGALIRNVPQLGTIRGFHATSRRQALPLVPALGALLKGTTLLTLATGLSRVLLSFLPIGTLAMFRFRRPVDWLAKDKRIPKASPDAEEFWKMWCEGEKGISLTQADAISLVEAPETPNGDLISPDGRIAYVLPMRATTRERWRDKQPIKPEDVDENTRAHAKWVKRMAASLRRGYFFLPPLPSVSVRFYNELSTKEQHEVDALRQYWTSLRMFKDRLYMTRWIVTLLFFMPVLLLLGVWATALERVPVTGRWRLILLTTEEEEAVAASLEGANWYKSVINLLSTPEKSAPPIVPLNDWRWQWVQSTLRRLEAGVLAAVERVDGGELGRPIDADEDSIWPPPSKYPLRPRLRASARLHARLPGSTKDARSENMEVGPPYNVMLMDAPDCNAFSYGFGGKSAGGIVIFTGLLDEILAHNTASEFEAPPPKPRGFLDGLFSTAPPLQTHAPPTEEQTLHLAMVLAHEMGHLLLSHHLETLSHQQVLWPSILGLQVDIIRAIIWPFTIFLGPAVNDALASLGRTTAEEMKEHFGHVGFERRHEYEADLVGMRVLAHAYFDPRKAVKNFAGSIASLEEIGNGEGSLLDMIKLWSWSSHPSTTERTEAMRTELSRWAAYDDKERE, from the exons ATGCTCCGACACTCCATCAGGCTCCCCATCACGCCCACTCTGCAGCCACGACCAGCCTGGCCATCACCCAACGCTGTCGCGTCATCGTCCCGCCGCCCTCTATCCACTCGCGCTCCCCCAACACCACCTCCACAGCACTACAGCTACACCCTTCTGCTCAAGGGCAAGTTGAAATATGACGCGCAATGGATACAGCCCCGACTGCATCAACAAGCCTCGGTTGGGACCCCGCCCTTGCACTTTGGGCGCAGCTGGGTAGCTTTCGGGACGAGTCGACCAAGTACACATCTGCTTCTTGGGGCTAGATCGTATGGCGTCGGGGCTCTGATTCGGAATGTACCGCAGTTGGGGACGATACGCGGTTTCCATGCAACGTCGCGCCGTCAAGCCCTCCCTCTCGTGCcggccctcggcgctctTCTCAAG GGAACCACGTTGCTCACACTTGCGACAGGCCTGTCGAGAGTGCTCCTCTCGTTTTTACCCATTGGAACGCTTGCCATGTTCCGGTTCCGCAGGCCCGTCGACTGGCTAGCCAAGGACAAGCGGATCCCAAAGGCGTcgcccgacgccgaggagtTTTGGAAGATGTGGTGTGAGGGGGAGAAAGGCATTTCCCTTACACAGGCCGACGCGATCTCACTGGTCGAGGCGCCCGAGACCCCGAATGGCGATCTCATCTCACCCGACGGCCGTATTGCGTACGTGCTCCCAATGCGAGCGACAACTCGCGAAAGATGGCGCGACAAGCAGCCGATCAAGCCtgaggacgttgacgagAATACCCGTGCCCACGCCAAATGGGTCAAGCGCATGGCGGCCAGCCTGCGCCGTGGGTACTTCTTCCTACCACCCCTTCCGTCAGTCAGCGTACGGTTCTACAACGAGCTCTCGACCAAGGAGCagcacgaggtcgacgcaCTGCGGCAATACTGGACGAGTCTGCGAATGTTCAAGGACCGACTGTACATGACGCGGTGGATCGTCACTCTGCTCTTCTTCATGCCTgtgctcctgctccttggtgtttgggcgacggcgctggAGCGGGTGCCTGTCACagggcggtggcggctAATTCTGCTcacgaccgaggaggaggaggccgtcgCCGCAAGTCTCGAGGGCGCAAATTGGTACAAGAGCGTCATCAACCTGCTCTCAACGCCCGAGAAATCTGCCCCGCCCATTGTGCCGTTGAATGACTGGCGATGGCAGTGGGTGCAGAGCACGCTTCGACGCCTCGAGGCTGGCGTgcttgccgccgtcgagcgcgttGACGGTGGCGAGTTGGGCAGGCccatcgacgccgatgaAGACAGCATTTGGCCTCCACCATCCAAGTACCCGCTGCGGCCTCGGCTTCGCGCCTCTGCGCGCCTCCACGCAAGGCTACCAGGCAGCACCAAGGACGCGAGGTCAGAGAACATGGAGGTCGGGCCGCCGTACAATGTCATGCTCATGGACGCGCCGGACTGCAACGCGTTCTCGTACGGGTTCGGTGGCAAGAGTGCGGGTGGCATAGTCATCTTCACAGGCCTGCTGGACGAGATCCTTGCACACAACACAGCATCTGAGTTTGAggcaccgccacccaaaCCCAGAGGGTTCCTCGACGGTTTATTCTCGACCGCACCGCCGCTGCAAACTCACGCTCCGCCAACAGAGGAGCAGACACTTCATCTGGCCATGGTGCTCGCCCATGAGATGGGTCACCTCCTACTCTCGCACCACCTCGAGACTCTGTCGCACCAGCAGGTGTTGTGGCCGTCCATTCTGGGGTTGCAGGTCGACATCATCCGCGCGATCATCTGGCCGTTCACGATCTTCTTGGGTCCCGCTGTCAACGATGCCTTGGCGAGCCTTGGGCGTacgacggccgaggagatgaaggagcACTTCGGGCACGTCGGCTTTGAGCGGCGACACGAGTATGAGGCGGACCTTGTCGGCATGAG GGTGCTCGCTCATGCGTACTTTGACCCGCGGAAGGCAGTGAAGAACTTTGCGGGCAGCATCGcctcgctcgaggagatcggGAATGGGGAGGGTTCGCTTCTCGACATGATCAAGCTGTGGAGCTGGTCAAGCCACccgtcgacgacggagAGGACGGAGGCGATGCGTACCGAGTTGAGCCGCTGGGCTGCTTACGATGACAAGGAGCGGGAATAG